A stretch of Streptococcus chenjunshii DNA encodes these proteins:
- the coaD gene encoding pantetheine-phosphate adenylyltransferase, whose translation MSSKIGLFAGSFDPVTNGHLAIVKSASRLFDQLYVGLFYNKDKAGFFTVPERRRMLEEALIDFKNVKVITAHDSLAVDIAEQIGVTHLVRGLRNGSDLEYESELAFFNRHLSETIDTVFFLTPAEVTYISSSRIRELIHFRSDISAFVPGSVVKEVEKKSEDFTSL comes from the coding sequence ATGTCAAGTAAAATTGGACTATTTGCAGGGTCTTTTGACCCAGTTACAAACGGTCATCTGGCCATTGTCAAAAGTGCCAGCCGACTTTTTGATCAACTTTATGTCGGCCTTTTCTATAATAAGGATAAAGCCGGCTTTTTTACAGTGCCGGAACGCAGGCGCATGCTCGAAGAAGCGCTGATAGATTTTAAGAATGTCAAGGTGATTACTGCCCATGATTCTTTGGCTGTTGATATAGCTGAACAGATAGGCGTGACACACTTGGTACGGGGCTTAAGAAACGGCAGTGATTTGGAATATGAAAGTGAGCTGGCTTTTTTTAACAGGCATTTGTCTGAGACTATCGATACAGTCTTTTTCCTGACTCCTGCCGAAGTGACTTATATCAGCTCCAGCCGTATCCGTGAATTAATCCATTTTCGCTCAGATATTTCAGCCTTTGTTCCGGGAAGCGTTGTGAAAGAGGTGGAGAAAAAAAGTGAAGATTTTACAAGTCTTTAG
- a CDS encoding SepM family pheromone-processing serine protease, with the protein MKILQVFSYNLKLFRDWSKRFKWWLIGAIAAFLLLFSLFVPLPYYLEMPGGAYDIRSVLTVDDRKDDEAGSYNFVAVSMSQATLAQLIYGWLTPFTEITSMQETTGGYSNDDYIRMNQFYMETSQNNAVYQALTLAGEEVSLDYMGVYVLNVNEDSTFKGILQLADTVTGVNGRTFESSADLIDYVSSLSLGEQVTVQYISDDEVKEATGTIIKLSNGKNGIGIGLVDHTEVRTDKDIVFSTDGVGGPSAGLMFTLDIYDQLTDEDLRKGRVIAGTGTIEQDGSVGDIGGAALKVVAADQAGAEIFFVPDNPVEEAVLKADPEAKTNYEQAVAAAKEIGTKMKIVPVTNVQEAIDYLKQ; encoded by the coding sequence GTGAAGATTTTACAAGTCTTTAGTTACAATTTAAAATTATTCAGAGACTGGTCCAAACGCTTTAAATGGTGGCTTATCGGTGCCATTGCTGCGTTTTTGCTGCTGTTTAGTCTTTTTGTGCCGCTCCCTTACTATTTGGAAATGCCGGGAGGTGCCTATGATATCCGCTCTGTTTTGACGGTTGATGACCGCAAGGATGATGAAGCGGGTTCTTATAATTTTGTAGCAGTCAGTATGAGTCAGGCAACTTTGGCCCAGCTTATCTATGGCTGGCTGACACCTTTTACGGAAATTACCAGCATGCAGGAAACAACTGGCGGCTATAGCAACGATGACTATATCAGAATGAATCAGTTTTATATGGAGACCTCACAGAATAATGCTGTCTACCAAGCTTTGACATTGGCGGGTGAGGAGGTCAGTCTGGACTACATGGGGGTTTATGTGCTCAATGTTAATGAGGATTCCACCTTTAAGGGAATCCTTCAGCTGGCTGACACTGTCACCGGCGTTAATGGCCGGACTTTTGAAAGTTCAGCGGACTTAATTGATTATGTCAGCAGCCTTAGCCTTGGCGAACAGGTGACGGTCCAGTATATATCTGATGATGAAGTTAAGGAAGCAACAGGAACTATTATTAAACTGTCAAACGGCAAAAATGGTATCGGTATCGGCCTTGTGGATCATACAGAGGTTAGGACCGACAAAGATATTGTCTTTTCGACAGACGGAGTCGGCGGGCCGAGTGCCGGTCTGATGTTTACGCTTGATATTTACGATCAGCTGACCGATGAAGACCTTCGCAAAGGCCGTGTTATTGCGGGAACTGGGACGATAGAACAGGACGGATCGGTCGGTGATATCGGCGGAGCTGCTTTGAAAGTGGTAGCCGCCGATCAAGCCGGAGCTGAAATCTTCTTTGTTCCTGATAATCCTGTGGAAGAAGCTGTTTTAAAGGCTGACCCAGAGGCTAAGACCAACTATGAGCAAGCTGTTGCTGCAGCTAAGGAAATAGGAACAAAGATGAAAATTGTTCCTGTCACCAACGTTCAGGAAGCAATCGATTATTTAAAACAGTAA
- a CDS encoding DUF3923 family protein, whose product MSKRQKWFIVLFNIILLAIFLDVSMLIFLRIVDSQGIFQTDERKWLTFLAWLLCYAFVWMCQGLAYLLHAYLKKLRKRTENA is encoded by the coding sequence ATGTCAAAACGGCAAAAATGGTTCATCGTATTGTTTAATATTATCCTGCTGGCTATTTTTTTGGATGTCAGCATGCTGATTTTTTTAAGGATAGTTGACAGTCAGGGGATTTTCCAAACTGATGAAAGGAAATGGCTGACTTTTTTAGCTTGGCTTTTATGCTATGCTTTTGTATGGATGTGTCAGGGGCTGGCTTATCTGCTGCATGCTTATTTAAAAAAACTGAGAAAAAGGACTGAAAATGCTTAG
- a CDS encoding bifunctional metallophosphatase/5'-nucleotidase — protein sequence MIEKLKILHINDLHSHFEAFPKIKRFFTEKSESVSQVIKLDIGDNVDKSHPMTEVSSGQSNVALMNELGVDFATIGNNEGIGLSKAELNRLYEKAEFKVILGNLTDANGRPDWASPYEIVTTAAGTKLAFLAYTFPYYWTYEPNGWNVAEPLACLQRDLLLPEVQSADFRILLSHLGIRLDEKIARTMPEIDLIVGAHTHHVFEEGASLKGTYLAAAGRYGEHVGEIDLTFTDHRLSDITILAHETRHLPSLAADKKWLAEYTEAGRRCLRQQKLADFPRDLSLSESADLLMTAMQTYAKSDFVLINTGLIVSPFSACFTKDSLHHSLPHQMRLIKFKLTLQEMTEICQEIFAKEALLAGQEIRGMGFRGKRFGRLMTKGFTYKNGKIVYNKEAAIENDELTLVLVDQYYFASYFEKLKEQKAEFLFPDLLREVLEKYLIRQLKR from the coding sequence ATGATTGAAAAGCTTAAAATTTTGCATATCAATGATTTGCATTCGCATTTTGAAGCCTTTCCTAAAATTAAACGTTTTTTTACAGAAAAATCTGAGTCCGTCAGTCAGGTCATCAAACTCGATATTGGAGACAATGTTGATAAAAGTCATCCAATGACTGAAGTCAGTTCAGGTCAAAGCAATGTTGCCTTAATGAATGAACTTGGAGTCGATTTTGCTACAATTGGCAATAATGAAGGAATCGGTCTGTCAAAAGCGGAACTCAACCGGCTGTATGAAAAAGCAGAGTTTAAGGTTATTTTAGGGAATCTGACCGATGCTAATGGGCGTCCGGACTGGGCCAGTCCCTATGAGATAGTCACGACAGCAGCTGGCACCAAGCTTGCTTTTTTAGCCTATACCTTCCCCTATTACTGGACTTATGAACCCAATGGCTGGAATGTTGCTGAACCGCTTGCCTGTCTGCAGCGGGACTTGCTGCTGCCGGAGGTACAGTCAGCTGATTTTCGCATTCTGCTGAGCCATTTAGGGATACGTCTGGATGAAAAAATCGCCCGGACTATGCCGGAGATTGATTTAATCGTCGGGGCTCATACTCATCATGTTTTTGAAGAAGGAGCCAGCTTAAAGGGGACTTATCTGGCTGCTGCCGGCAGGTACGGTGAGCATGTTGGTGAAATTGATTTGACATTTACCGACCACCGTCTTTCTGATATCACTATTTTGGCGCATGAGACCCGCCACTTGCCCAGCTTAGCAGCTGATAAAAAATGGCTTGCAGAATATACTGAGGCTGGACGCCGCTGTCTGCGCCAGCAAAAGCTAGCTGATTTTCCCCGCGATTTAAGTCTGTCAGAATCCGCAGATTTACTGATGACAGCTATGCAGACGTATGCAAAGAGCGATTTTGTCCTGATTAATACCGGATTGATTGTCAGCCCTTTTTCTGCTTGTTTTACCAAAGACTCTCTGCATCATTCGCTGCCCCATCAAATGCGCCTGATCAAGTTTAAGCTGACATTGCAGGAAATGACGGAAATTTGTCAGGAAATTTTTGCCAAAGAAGCCTTACTGGCCGGTCAGGAAATTCGCGGAATGGGTTTTCGCGGGAAGCGGTTTGGCCGTTTAATGACGAAAGGTTTTACTTACAAAAACGGCAAAATAGTGTATAATAAAGAAGCTGCTATAGAAAATGATGAGCTGACTCTTGTTTTAGTAGATCAGTATTATTTTGCCTCTTATTTTGAAAAATTAAAAGAACAAAAGGCAGAGTTTCTTTTTCCTGATTTATTAAGAGAAGTGCTTGAAAAATATCTTATCAGACAATTAAAAAGATAA
- a CDS encoding YutD family protein — protein MRKEISPEMYNYNKFPGPQFMVFADRVKSDDAEFLLLENEKNAFDPKVFSQRFSEILLKYDYIVGDWGNEQLRLKGFYKDSKPQKKGTPISRLPDYIKEYCNFGCAYFILENPQPKTAADERSHRVSSRSEAESAEHRVKSKGRHKMPSKRPFSQKRRHSQRLSDQTGEETPAKRHFVIRKKED, from the coding sequence ATGAGAAAAGAAATTTCTCCTGAAATGTATAATTATAATAAGTTTCCCGGTCCGCAGTTCATGGTCTTTGCTGACCGTGTTAAAAGCGATGATGCCGAATTTCTTCTTTTAGAAAATGAAAAAAATGCCTTTGATCCTAAGGTATTCAGTCAGCGTTTTTCAGAAATTTTATTAAAATATGATTATATTGTCGGTGACTGGGGGAATGAACAGCTGCGTTTGAAAGGATTTTATAAGGACAGCAAACCGCAGAAAAAAGGCACTCCGATTTCGCGTTTGCCTGATTATATTAAAGAATACTGTAATTTTGGCTGTGCTTATTTTATTCTCGAAAATCCCCAGCCTAAGACAGCTGCAGATGAAAGAAGCCACAGAGTTTCCAGCAGGTCTGAAGCCGAATCAGCGGAACACAGAGTTAAATCTAAAGGCAGGCATAAGATGCCTTCTAAAAGGCCATTCAGCCAAAAACGCAGGCATTCCCAAAGACTGTCCGATCAAACAGGAGAAGAAACACCGGCTAAACGGCATTTTGTTATTAGAAAAAAGGAAGACTAG
- the rlmN gene encoding 23S rRNA (adenine(2503)-C(2))-methyltransferase RlmN, which translates to MKPSIYGLTRAELSAWVAEQGEKPFRAEQIWDWLYRKRVQSFDAMSNLPQAFTALLAEHFCINPLKQRIVQESADGTVKYLFELPDGMLIETVLMRQHYGLSVCVTTQVGCNIGCTFCASGLIKKQRDLTSGEITAQIMLVQKYFDQREQNERVSHVVVMGIGEPFDNYDNVLNFLRIINDDRGLAIGARHITVSTSGLAHKIRDFANEGVQVNLAVSLHAPNNELRSSIMRINRSFPLEKLLGAIEYYIDTTNRRVTFEYIMLNRVNDWPENAQELADLTKKIRKLSYVNLIPYNSVSEHDQYSRSPQDRVAAFYDVLKKNGVNCVVRQEHGADIDAACGQLRSNTMKRDQEELAKKA; encoded by the coding sequence ATGAAACCATCAATTTATGGCTTAACGCGTGCTGAACTGTCAGCATGGGTCGCTGAACAGGGTGAAAAGCCTTTTCGGGCCGAACAGATTTGGGACTGGCTTTACCGTAAACGTGTTCAGTCCTTCGATGCCATGTCTAATCTGCCGCAGGCTTTTACAGCTTTATTGGCCGAACATTTTTGTATTAACCCTTTGAAACAGCGTATTGTGCAGGAATCTGCTGATGGCACAGTCAAATATCTGTTCGAGCTGCCCGATGGGATGCTGATTGAAACCGTCCTGATGCGTCAGCATTACGGCTTATCTGTCTGTGTGACAACACAGGTGGGCTGCAATATTGGCTGTACTTTTTGTGCCAGCGGTCTTATTAAAAAACAGCGGGATCTTACCAGCGGTGAAATCACTGCGCAAATTATGCTGGTTCAAAAATATTTTGACCAGAGAGAACAAAATGAGCGAGTCAGCCATGTAGTTGTTATGGGAATCGGTGAACCATTTGATAATTATGATAATGTTCTTAATTTTTTGCGTATTATCAACGATGACCGCGGTTTAGCCATTGGAGCGCGTCATATTACTGTTTCGACTTCGGGTCTGGCTCATAAAATTCGAGATTTTGCCAATGAAGGTGTTCAAGTTAATTTAGCTGTATCTCTCCATGCACCTAATAATGAACTGCGCTCCAGTATTATGAGAATTAATCGCTCTTTTCCTCTTGAAAAGCTTTTGGGAGCGATTGAGTATTATATTGATACGACTAATCGCCGGGTAACATTTGAATATATTATGCTCAATCGTGTTAATGACTGGCCGGAAAATGCACAGGAATTAGCCGACTTAACAAAGAAAATCCGCAAGCTCTCCTATGTCAATCTGATTCCTTACAACTCTGTATCCGAACATGATCAGTACAGCAGAAGTCCTCAGGATCGAGTAGCCGCTTTTTATGATGTATTAAAGAAAAATGGTGTTAACTGTGTTGTGCGCCAAGAACACGGCGCCGATATTGATGCGGCCTGCGGTCAGCTGCGTTCCAATACGATGAAGCGCGACCAAGAAGAATTGGCAAAGAAAGCGTAA
- a CDS encoding VanZ family protein, giving the protein MIPFFSQKGRPSSLGRTAGWCFLALYLLALALMCFTPQHGLTTFETPGIQRFGRVVVLLVPFNSLIHFTHLPDWQAAVWVIGQNIVNIFLLFPLVFICLFLFPRLRKGRHVLLASFLISLGIECTQILADLLYDANRVFELDDLWTNTLGGVLAWIAYRHVQKHFLHKRK; this is encoded by the coding sequence ATGATACCTTTTTTCAGCCAAAAGGGAAGGCCCAGTTCTTTAGGCAGAACGGCAGGCTGGTGTTTTTTAGCTCTTTACCTGCTGGCTCTTGCTCTTATGTGCTTTACCCCTCAGCATGGTCTGACAACTTTTGAAACGCCTGGCATTCAGCGCTTTGGCCGAGTAGTTGTTTTGCTGGTACCCTTTAATTCTCTCATTCATTTTACTCATTTGCCTGACTGGCAAGCTGCAGTCTGGGTTATAGGGCAAAATATCGTTAACATTTTTTTGCTCTTTCCCCTAGTATTTATCTGTTTATTCCTTTTTCCCCGTTTAAGAAAAGGCAGACATGTATTGTTAGCAAGCTTTTTAATCAGTCTGGGGATCGAGTGCACCCAGATTCTCGCAGATTTGCTTTATGATGCCAACCGTGTTTTTGAATTAGATGATTTATGGACCAACACACTGGGCGGTGTATTGGCTTGGATCGCTTACCGGCATGTGCAGAAGCATTTTTTGCATAAAAGAAAGTAA
- a CDS encoding ABC transporter ATP-binding protein: MSIVKNLWWFFRLEKRRYLLGISALSLVAVLNLIPPRILGNVIDAITQKDLTHTELLWNLLWLIMVALSMYWLRYLWRMYIIGTSYRLGQIIRYRLFEHFTKMSPSFYQKYRTGDLMAHATNDINSLTRLAGGGVMSAVDASITALVTLITMFFTISWQMTLIAVLPLPLMAFATSRLGRKTHESFKQSQAAFSELNNQVQESVSGIKVTKSFGYQEQELAAFQKTNEMTFEKNMVTMKYDVMFDPLVLLFIGSSYVLTLLMGAFLVSANQITVGNLVTFITYLDMLVWPLMAIGFLFNMVQRGAVSYERINALLEQESDIKDPDQPLSDIENGPLVYAIDSFQYENEPALSDIHFTLEKGQTLGLVGQTGSGKTTLIKLLLREYDVTEGSISLNGQDIRQYRLADLRSLIGYVPQDQFLFADSILENVRFGNARLSSQEVEEATRLSQVYDDIIAMPEGFATVVGEKGVSLSGGQKQRIAMSRAMILNPEILILDDSLSAVDAKTEHTIIENLKQTRQNKSTIITAHRLSAVVHADLILVMQDGRVIERGSHDELIQAGGWYAATYAAQQLEKEEEERYE, translated from the coding sequence ATGTCCATTGTTAAAAATTTGTGGTGGTTTTTTAGATTAGAAAAGCGGCGCTATTTGCTTGGGATTTCTGCGCTGAGTTTAGTTGCAGTTCTCAATCTTATTCCTCCGAGAATATTGGGGAATGTTATTGATGCGATTACTCAAAAGGACTTAACCCATACAGAGCTGCTTTGGAATCTTCTATGGCTGATTATGGTTGCTCTGTCTATGTATTGGCTGCGCTATCTTTGGCGCATGTATATTATAGGCACATCCTACCGTTTGGGCCAGATTATTCGTTATCGACTGTTTGAGCATTTTACAAAAATGTCCCCGTCTTTTTACCAAAAATATCGGACCGGTGACCTGATGGCCCACGCTACTAATGATATTAATTCATTGACGCGTCTGGCCGGAGGAGGCGTTATGTCGGCTGTCGATGCTTCTATTACAGCTTTGGTCACTCTGATTACTATGTTTTTTACCATTTCTTGGCAGATGACTTTGATTGCCGTGCTGCCGCTGCCTTTGATGGCATTTGCAACCAGCCGTTTAGGTCGTAAAACCCATGAAAGCTTTAAACAGTCTCAAGCGGCTTTTTCCGAGCTTAATAATCAAGTGCAGGAAAGTGTTTCAGGAATTAAAGTGACAAAATCTTTTGGTTATCAGGAGCAAGAATTGGCTGCTTTTCAGAAAACCAATGAAATGACTTTTGAAAAAAACATGGTTACTATGAAGTACGATGTCATGTTCGACCCGCTGGTGCTGCTCTTTATTGGAAGTTCCTATGTTTTAACTCTGCTTATGGGCGCCTTTTTGGTTTCAGCTAATCAGATTACAGTCGGTAATTTGGTCACCTTTATAACCTATCTTGATATGCTGGTCTGGCCTTTAATGGCCATTGGTTTTCTTTTCAATATGGTACAGCGCGGTGCTGTTTCGTATGAGCGGATTAATGCTCTGCTCGAACAGGAGTCGGATATCAAAGACCCCGACCAGCCTCTGTCTGATATTGAAAACGGACCTTTGGTTTATGCTATTGACAGTTTTCAGTATGAGAACGAACCAGCCTTATCTGATATTCACTTCACCTTGGAAAAAGGTCAAACGTTAGGATTAGTCGGACAAACCGGATCCGGGAAGACAACGCTGATTAAACTGCTCCTGCGGGAGTATGATGTGACGGAGGGCAGCATCAGTCTTAATGGGCAAGATATTCGCCAATACCGTTTAGCCGATTTGCGCAGTTTGATAGGCTATGTCCCTCAGGATCAATTTCTGTTTGCAGATTCTATTTTGGAAAATGTTCGTTTCGGAAATGCCCGCTTAAGTTCTCAGGAAGTTGAAGAAGCAACACGTCTGTCTCAAGTGTATGATGATATTATTGCTATGCCTGAAGGCTTTGCAACAGTTGTCGGTGAGAAGGGTGTTTCCCTGTCAGGCGGTCAGAAACAGCGGATTGCTATGAGCCGGGCAATGATTTTAAATCCGGAGATTCTGATTTTAGACGATTCTCTTTCCGCTGTCGATGCTAAAACGGAGCACACAATCATTGAAAATCTTAAACAAACACGCCAGAATAAATCAACGATTATTACAGCCCACCGCTTATCTGCGGTTGTTCATGCTGATTTGATTTTGGTCATGCAGGATGGCCGTGTTATTGAGCGCGGCAGTCACGATGAACTGATACAGGCCGGCGGCTGGTACGCAGCCACCTATGCAGCTCAGCAATTAGAAAAGGAGGAGGAAGAGCGGTATGAATAA
- a CDS encoding ABC transporter ATP-binding protein: MNNSNQWRVFKRLMSYLKPYKLLTAVALTLLLLTTVVRSLIPLLASYFIDHFLTDFNQTAVMMLIGYYLMYVLQTIIQYLGNFFFARVSYSIVRDIRYDAFANMEKLGMSYFDRTPAGSIVSRLTNDTESISEMFSGILSSFISAIFIFTVTLYTMLMLDAKLTGLVALFLPFIFLLVNLYRKKSVKVIEKTRSLLSDINTKLSESIEGIQIIQAFSQEDRLKDEFEAINKEHVLYANRSMALDSLFLRPAMSLLKLLAYAVLMAYFGFQGMGAGITAGLMYAFIQYVNRLFDPLIEVTQNFSTLQTSMVSAGRVFDLIDEAGYEPLQADSQAEITEGSIEFKDVSFSYDGKNRTLNHISFKVQKGQTIAFVGPTGSGKSSIINVFMRFYEFQSGQVLLDGRDIRTYSQKELRSKVGLVLQDPFLYHGTIKSNIKMYQDISDAEVEAAAEFVDAAPFIQKLPQQYDTPVSERGSSFSTGQRQLLAFARTVASQPKILIMDEATANIDSETEQIVQNSLEKMRQGRTTIAIAHRLSTIQDADCIYVLDKGQIIESGTHEELLAQKGTYQKMYQLQAGMLDSAS, encoded by the coding sequence ATGAATAACAGCAATCAATGGCGCGTATTTAAACGCTTAATGTCCTACCTCAAACCTTATAAACTGCTGACAGCAGTCGCACTGACTCTGCTTTTGCTGACGACGGTTGTCCGCAGCTTGATCCCGCTGCTAGCCTCCTATTTTATTGACCACTTTTTGACTGATTTCAACCAAACAGCGGTTATGATGTTGATCGGCTATTATCTTATGTATGTCCTGCAGACCATCATTCAGTATCTGGGGAATTTCTTTTTTGCGCGTGTGTCTTACAGTATTGTCCGTGATATTCGTTACGATGCCTTTGCTAATATGGAAAAATTAGGCATGTCCTACTTTGACCGGACGCCGGCAGGGTCAATTGTGTCACGTCTGACTAATGATACAGAAAGTATCAGTGAAATGTTTTCCGGTATCTTATCCAGCTTTATTTCAGCTATTTTTATTTTTACGGTTACCCTTTATACAATGCTGATGCTGGATGCCAAACTGACAGGCTTAGTAGCCCTTTTTCTGCCCTTCATTTTTCTTTTAGTTAATCTTTACCGCAAAAAGTCTGTCAAAGTGATTGAGAAAACACGCAGCTTACTGAGCGATATTAATACAAAACTGTCTGAAAGTATTGAAGGGATTCAGATTATTCAGGCTTTTAGCCAAGAAGACCGTCTTAAGGACGAATTTGAAGCTATAAACAAGGAGCATGTCCTCTATGCCAACCGTTCTATGGCCTTAGACAGCCTCTTTTTACGTCCGGCTATGTCGCTTTTAAAACTTTTAGCTTATGCAGTTTTAATGGCTTATTTCGGTTTCCAGGGAATGGGTGCAGGGATTACAGCCGGGCTGATGTACGCTTTTATTCAATATGTCAACCGCTTATTTGATCCCCTGATTGAAGTGACACAGAACTTTTCGACTTTGCAGACTTCCATGGTTTCTGCCGGCCGAGTTTTTGACCTGATTGATGAAGCCGGATATGAGCCGCTCCAAGCTGACAGCCAGGCTGAGATAACAGAAGGCAGCATTGAATTTAAAGATGTCAGCTTTTCTTATGACGGAAAAAACCGGACCTTGAATCATATTTCCTTCAAGGTTCAAAAGGGTCAGACCATTGCTTTTGTCGGACCGACAGGTTCTGGGAAATCTTCTATTATCAATGTCTTCATGCGCTTTTATGAATTTCAGTCCGGACAGGTCCTGCTGGATGGCAGAGACATTCGGACATATAGCCAAAAAGAGCTGCGCAGCAAGGTGGGGCTGGTACTTCAAGATCCCTTCCTTTACCACGGCACCATTAAGTCCAACATCAAAATGTATCAGGATATTTCTGATGCTGAGGTGGAAGCTGCAGCGGAATTTGTGGATGCTGCCCCATTTATTCAAAAATTGCCGCAGCAGTATGATACACCGGTCAGTGAACGCGGCTCCAGCTTTTCAACCGGTCAGCGTCAGCTGTTAGCCTTTGCAAGAACAGTGGCCAGTCAGCCTAAGATTTTGATCATGGATGAGGCAACCGCTAATATTGATTCGGAGACAGAACAGATTGTCCAGAATTCACTGGAAAAAATGCGGCAGGGACGGACGACCATTGCGATTGCCCACCGTTTATCCACTATTCAGGATGCGGACTGTATTTACGTTCTTGATAAAGGGCAGATTATCGAATCGGGTACTCATGAGGAACTGCTAGCTCAAAAAGGGACCTATCAAAAGATGTATCAACTGCAGGCCGGTATGCTGGATTCAGCAAGCTAA